The sequence GTATTTGTATTTCTACGAGAGAATTTTGGCCAAATTGATCGATGACCCAACTTTCGCTTTGCCATTTTGGAACTGGGACCAACCAGATGGAATGGTGATGCCTCAACCATTCGCAAACAAAGACTCACCCCTGTATGATGCGAGACGAAACCAGGCTCATCTGCCCCCTGCACTCCTCGATCTCGCCTACTCTGCCAAATCCCCCACCAAGCCGAACAAGATTGTGCCCAATAACTTGACCGTCATGTACGGCGAAATGGTTCGCAATGTTAAAAAACTGGACGATTTTTATGGGGCTAAGTACGTGACTGGTACAGCTCCTAACCCGGGTCCAGGCACGGTGGAGCGTGGATCACACATCGCGGCTCACGCTTGGACAGGGGAAGCCACGCCTAGTGGAGAGGATATGGGGAACTTCTACTCAACAGCTCGAGACACGATTTTCTACGCCCACCATGCAAATGTCGATCGTCTCTGGACCATATGGCGCGGCCTGAGGGGAACCAAACCCAAAGATTACACCGAAGCCGACTGGCTGGAAGCCGATTTCCTCTTCTACGACGAAAACGCGCAGCTTGTGCGCGTGACAGTCAAAGACACGCTGGAGAACGAAAAAATGGGGTACGTTTACCAGGAGGTGGACTTGCCCTGGTTGAAAAACAGGCCGGCTCCGCGAGTCAAGAACTCAAAAGTGGCGGAGACTTCTGGGGCGCCGGCGGCGGAGACCGTTTTCCCGGTGAAACTGGACAAGGTGGTGAAAGTTTTGGTTACCAGGCCGAAGAAATCGAGGAGCAAGAATGATAAGGAAAAGGAAGAGGAGCTGCTGGTGATCGAAGGGATTGAAGTGGACACTGCTAAGTTTGTGAGGTTCGATGTTTTCGTCAACGACGAAGACGATAAGCCCGATGAACTGGACAAGGCGGAGTATGCAGGATGTTTCTCTCAGATTCCTCACAAGAATTCGATCAATATCAAGACTCAGATAAGGCTGGGACTAACTGAACTTCTGGAAGATTTGGGTGCCGATGATGATGACAAAGTATTGGTTTCTTTGGTGCCAAAAGATGGGGGAGAGGACATATCCATTGGTGGTATCAAGATCATCTACGCTTAGCTTAATTCTTTTATATATTATGATTGATCCTGAAGTtgatttgtgtgtgtgtgtgttttcctctgaatattaaaatattgtgTTTTGTAAGCAGAAAATAAATCTTGATTTGGTGGTGTTCTGAAAATTTTAAGGAAATGGAATAAAGGAAAGTTGGGGGAAAAAGCAGGTGGGGAATTGacgtttgattttgagaattgaaGTGGATATATATTGACACATGTTTATGGAAATATTTAAGATTAGGTAAAACTTGTAAatctattatttatatttatatatatatatatatatatatatat comes from Henckelia pumila isolate YLH828 chromosome 4, ASM3356847v2, whole genome shotgun sequence and encodes:
- the LOC140863735 gene encoding polyphenol oxidase I, chloroplastic-like → MATIPLSWSAAPTVRLPQRQRSFTAKPPRFIGHDFAVSCSHTNHGQDHRRHEPEKVESSAGKMDRRNVLLGMGGLYGAASVVQSDSAAIAAPIHSPDFTKCTRGTNLNTQKPLDVDCCPPLSTEIVDYKLPPVQKLRIRPAAQLAGKEYYAKFEKAIALMKALPADDPRNFMQQANVHCAYCNLTYEQAGDAKQKLQIHNCWHFFPWHRWYLYFYERILAKLIDDPTFALPFWNWDQPDGMVMPQPFANKDSPLYDARRNQAHLPPALLDLAYSAKSPTKPNKIVPNNLTVMYGEMVRNVKKLDDFYGAKYVTGTAPNPGPGTVERGSHIAAHAWTGEATPSGEDMGNFYSTARDTIFYAHHANVDRLWTIWRGLRGTKPKDYTEADWLEADFLFYDENAQLVRVTVKDTLENEKMGYVYQEVDLPWLKNRPAPRVKNSKVAETSGAPAAETVFPVKLDKVVKVLVTRPKKSRSKNDKEKEEELLVIEGIEVDTAKFVRFDVFVNDEDDKPDELDKAEYAGCFSQIPHKNSINIKTQIRLGLTELLEDLGADDDDKVLVSLVPKDGGEDISIGGIKIIYA